Part of the Poecilia reticulata strain Guanapo linkage group LG2, Guppy_female_1.0+MT, whole genome shotgun sequence genome is shown below.
CTTAAGAATCAAAACGAGTCTTTTCCAAAAATCCAGCTAAATAGATTCAGAACAAATCCTGAATAAAAATCCTGGGGTAAARAGCTGGTTAGTTATTAACCTCTTAGAGAAGGAAGTTAGTTGGGTGGGGCTAACCAccacaaacaacaacagatgGCGATCAATGTGCTAACAAGACACCTATACAGCAACAACTGGCACAACACGCACTAACAAGTCATTCATAAAACAATAGATGGGTAGGAAGTTAGTTGGGTGGAATCAAGTACCATGTAGAACAACAGATGGCAATCAATGTGCCAACAAGCCACCTATACAGCAATTGTTGGCGCCCAACGTGCCACTGATATAGGAATAGTTGGCACCCAAAGCAATAACGAGTCACCTATGCTTCATGCAGCAGCAAAAGGTGGCACCCAACTTGATAACAAAACGCTATACAGCAATAGGTGGCACAAAATGTGATTAGGGTCCAGACCTTGAGAGATAAGGGTCTCTGGACTTGGTGGTGAACAACAGAGATGTTTTTGCTGAGCACCAAACGTCAGTGACCACCTGTTATACAACGATGATCATTCTGAACCAGGGAGGCCAGTGACAGGTTCCAGATATCCTGCTGGACACAAGTCTGTCCTCATCGTAAAGACACCAACAGGGACAGCAACACGGCTGAAATGTTTGGCTGAAATATTACTGCATCAGGTGCTCCACTTTGACTGGATTAAAACCAAGggaatgtttgtgtttggcTCCCCCAGAAGGGACAGTCTGGGACACTTACTCCAGGTTGTGGACTTTGTGCAGATGTCTGATGAGTTGGAGCAGCAGTTGGTCTGTCAGCTGGCAGTGACTGAGGTCCAGCTCTGTTAGACCTTCAGAGTAGtccagcatcagaaccagagctCCACAGAGCCTCTGATCCAGTGGGTAGTgactcaggtccagttctcctCCCAGAGCTCTGCACAGGGACATTGTCCGTCTCACTGTGTCCCTCTGATTGTTCACAGCAAGCAGAGACAGAAGCTGGACCAGGACCGTCTTACTGACTCTAAACAGGAAAAACAGACCAAAGAACATCAACATGAAGGTTAACAAACTTCTTTCTGCTTCAGGGTCCATCTTACTCACCTGAGACGGACTTTGTCCAGGASAGGAAACAGCAGGTCCAGCCCGCTGTCCTCCACCTCACAGTCTCTCAGGTCCAGCTGTgtgtctctgctgctgtgtcTCAGGACGGTGGAGACGGCCCTGCAGTCAGCAGCCGTCACACTCAGAGGCTCAGTCTGATCCTCCTCTGGTAGATTCACACAGGAGGAGCAGGACAGATCCAACCTGTGCTGCAGAGTCCACAGTAAGTCTGAYgctgccccctgctggctgtcAGAGGAAGCGCAGCAGTGGATTAACCTCAGCAGGAGATTCCTGTCCACACTGGTGGGaacagagaagaaagaaaaccaacCAGTTAATGAACAGGAGGGAATGGTTCATYATGGGAAGGAGTCCTGAGGAGCAGGCTCTGATATCTGACCTGAGATCAGAAACTGTGTGCAGCAGAGAGAGGATGGACTGTATTCCCTCTGCTGGGATGGAGCTCCACAGCAGCTTCAGTTTAACTCCATCACTGTGTCTGAGGATGAACAGCAGAGCATCACAGTCCTCTGAGTCCAGCTCTGTGCAGTCCAGGTTGATCACATGATCCAGTGACCTCAGCAACCCGGGTATCATGTGACTGTAGTGAGTCCTGAAGATCTCCCTGATGGACGTCCTAACGAAGTTGGGACTGGGCCTGAAAGCAGACAGAGGATTCACCACAACACTTGTTACTTCCAGAAACCAGAAGCTGCTGAGGATCAGACCAACTATGTATTAACAGACAAAAACCTCCACCTTTGAATCACCATCCTGTGCAGAAAGGGCAGCAGCTGAGCAGCTCTATCCTCTAAGAATTGGTTCTTCTTCAGATCCACAGTGATKGACTGAGCTGtcggctgctgcagcaggtagTGAAGAAGCTCCCAGCTCAATGTGCAGGAGCTCAGGTCTCCACCAACCTTATTCAAGAGGGACAATGTCCTGTCTTGTTCTTGGACCTCATGGAGGAGAACCAGAAGCTGCTGGAGTTTCTCTTCACTCAGTCTGCAGAAATCACAGATTAAACTCTTACTGTGTTTCTGATCCGTTTACTTTCTGATAGAGATGATGAAGATGTTTACCTGAGAGTGAGAGGAGCATCATGAAGCAGCAGACTGAAGAGACTCTGAGCAGGGAGTCCGGACTCAGTCAGGTCCAACCGTCCCACTGTCCAGAACCTCAGCAGAGACGCCAAACTGCTGCCGACCTTCAACAAGACTCTCTGTGGCTGAGCTTTGGTGGACACCACAGAAAGCTCTTCTAGGACCACAAGACAGGCCACTCTGCCTCTTCTCACCCACTGTGACAGGAACAAGGCCAGACTGTTGGAGAGTCTGGATCAGAGAGAAGAACAGAGATGAAGGACATCAACATGAAGGGTCAACAGCAGATAAGTGGTGAGAAAGAGATATTGTTCTTCAGGTTCCTGCCTCAGACTGTGGAGCTGTGTTGTAGATCTGAAGAGGACAGCAGCTCCTCTGACGGACATCCGACTGTCTGTGAGGATCAGATCCACTTTAGATCCACACAGGGGGAGAACTTTTCCCACAGAGCCGCAGGTTTTATCATTCAACTCTCCTGTTAGAAAAAGTTTGAAGTTCAGAAGATGCAGGAGAGACACCATCTGCTGGATCTCCTCTCTGGATCTCATTGATAGAGACGAACAAACACTCTGGAAAAACCTTGGCATACAcctgaaacagagaaacaatggaaagatgagaaaaacaaaactttgtgtttttctaggATAAATCCTGGAGTAATAGGCCAGAGCAGGCCAAGACATCATGTGAGAatgagcaaaactttgagtcacaaacaaaaacttagaatagcaagaaaatatttctgacaagcgcaaataagtttgttttgcaaaaaaagttaacttcatgagtcaaaaatgtgtgatttaaaattttttaaacgtttttttaagcaaaactcagtaggcttttctcaaggtggcatgcattaacaattcaatttttgcttttgttttgtttcttttctgcagttccacgttaaagtttgatgcagctctgttttcctgaatggaccgtcttcatctccactgcagcaaacaggcagctcttttttatagattacaatcactaaaaggttgcattgtgcccgtgtatatattttaaatagtgtaattctgtaaagacaaagtATGTCTGGTGGTcgagctctgatttacatatcttgctaaattgcgggtttgaatattgcaatactttcctataacaaagtagacctgcagaaagaaattactaataaaatatcttacatgggcatagtgttatgctctatatggagatgttcattagctttgattgtgtatctcacatttttgtaatttatcattgtttattaaactctgaaagctgtgaggctttgttaatattctgtcctagaatRcggttagatgtgcccttttttgttgttgagcaccagcccctttagtggtctctgcacgggccTGCTCCCCAGCTTATTTCAGAGCTATATACTTCAAACCTGAACACTaggaaattgaagaaaaaattgGTCTGCGCATATCTAGAGTCTAGTGCTCCTTTCATAAAATTTGGTTAATTTTATAAAGCAACTGAAATATGACGATGTGATATGAAACATTGTAATGAAGTTGGTATTAGGCTCCAACACATACTTGAAAAATTGAAGTATGGTGACTGTACCTGAGCTGTGAGATAAAAGGCAGAAGTTTTAGGAAACTCCTCACTTCACTCTCTTCATGTGAGCAGTCTGTCAGCATTACTGGTTGGAGTTTCATCACTTCCAGGAGGATGGAGGTCTTTCTCTCTGAGAGCTTTATGGTCCAGACTTCAGGAACTGACTGGAAAACTGACTGTAATGATGGAAGGAGACTCAGACCTGATTTAGTCTCTCTGTCCTTCATCTGGCAGTACAGATCCAGCAGGAAGTCACTCTGGGATTTTCTGTATCCATATTCAAAATTAGTCAGGCATCTGTCATCAAAAGGGAATGTTTTCCATCTGCAGACTGATGCCAACATCTCCAGCATCTTTTCTCCTGTCTGctgttctctctctgctgctgcacagaaCAGATTCACTAAGAACCTGGTTTGTTCATGAAGATCTGAGCTTCGACGATCAAAGCTATAACAAAAAAGGAGACAATTAATGATGGTTTGATCTTAGCTGCATAAATTCAACCTTAGTTGTTGCTAGGCATGTGGGTGCCTTAGGAACATATGATATGTAGTTGACTTCATGTAGGAAGAACTTACTTTATTAACCTTTTATAATCTGGTTGCAAAGGAGAAGTTAAACACACTACCAATTAAATCAGAATGGAGTGTATTTATGTATATGTGGATAAAGatgtatgtaaatattacaTATGGCACCATTAACtttcacaaaatattcaaatgccATTCATTTTCATAACTTAGATAAAATATAATGACTGTACCTGAGCTGTGAGATAAAAGGCAGGCACTGCAGGAAACTCCTCACATCACTCTCTTCATGTGAGCAGTCTGTCAACTCCACTGGTTTCTTCTCTGATTGGAGTTTCATCACTTCCAGGAGGATGGAGGTCTTTCTCTCTGAGAGCTTTATGGTCCAGACTAAATGAGCTGCTGACTGGAAAACTGACTGTAATGATGGAAGGAGACTCGGACCTGATTTAATCTCTCTGTCCTTCATCTGGGAGTACAGATCCAGCAGGAAGTCACTCTGATATTTACTACTATAGCATAAAGGGAAATCCTCATATCTACAGACTGATGCTAACATCTCCAGCATCTTCTCTCCTGTCTGctgttctctctctgctgctgcacagaaCAGATTCACCAAGAAGCTGGTTCCTTCATGAAGATCTAAGTTCAGATGATCAAAcctggaaaaataagaaaacatttaatcttgATCTGTCCTCAGCTGCAAAAATACAACCAGACACTATTGTTTGGCTAACTTCTAAATTTATGTTGTTTatgtgatgaaataaaaaaaactcctaacTCATATTTCTATTCAGTCCTGGTGTCAATGTTTCACATGTTTATCTCAAACCATCAAATTTTCGATCTTTTTTGGCACAGAAATGTGTTGTGTTGAGAACaatgttttcttctgaaattaatttatcaaGTAATTAAGATATGACTGCATGTGAATAAAGTCTGAAAGCTTGAATTTTATACCAAACAAATATTAGTTTGATATAAAATATTGCCATGGATATGCTGTTTATGAAGGTTAAAGTGTTGTTGTCAGAACTATAATTAAATCTTTGTGAAATATGGCTGTACCTGAGCTGTGAGATAAAAGGCAGACACTGCAGGAAACTCCTCACTTCACTCTCTTCATGTGAGCAGTCTGTCAGATTCACTTGTTTCTTCTCCAATTGGAGTTTCATCACTTCCAGGAGGACGGAGGTCTTTCTCTTACAAAGGTTTATGGTCCAGATTTCAGGAGCTGACTGGAAAACTGACTGTAATGATGGAAGGAGACTCAGACCTGATTTAGTCTCACACTCCTTCACATAGGAAAAGAGATCCAACAGAAAGTCAAGGCGATCTTTGATGGCATCACCATCATTAtctgttttttcattttgaaaactaaatcTTTCAAATTTGCAGACAGCTGCCAACATGTCCAATATTTTCTCTCCTGTCTGCTGttccctctctgctgctgcacagaaCAGATTAACCAAGAACCCAGTTTGTTCATCAGGATCACAGCTGTGACCCTCACCATCATCCAAACTGGAACAACAAGGAGGAAACATTTAGCAAAGATTTGATCTGAGCTGCATAAAAACAACCACACTACTGATAGAATCTATCTTTTACACATCTGACAGAATGTGatgaaattaaaagataaaaacgtGTTTGATAAGAGCAGATGAACATTGTTTTTAGGCATATACAAGATAACAGTACAAATACGACTCATTAAAACAGAGTGAAATAATATAACTGTACCYGAGCTGTGAGATAAAAGGCAGACACTGCAGGAAACTCCTCACTTCACTCTCGTCATGTGAGCAGTCTGTCAGCTTCACTGGTTTCTTCTCTAATTGGAGTTTCATCACTTCCACGAAGTCGGAGGTCTTTCTTTTTGAGAGGTTTATAAACCAGGCTTTGGGAGCTGACTGGAAAATTGACATTAATGATGGAAGGAGACTCAGTCCTGCTTTAAACTCTCTGTCCTTCATCTGGGAGTACAGatccaacaggaagtcacttCTATCTTCATCGTCAGCGTGAATGTCATCAAAAGGGAATGTTTTATATCTGCAGACTGATGCAAAACATTCRAGCATCTTCTCTCCTGTCTGctgttctctctctgctgctgcacagaaCAGATCCACTAAGAACCTGGATTGTTTATCAGGATCATAACTGGAATCATCCCAGTCATCCAaattgaagctaaaaaaaaaWAAAGaaacatttatgattttatcAATTTATGAGAAAACAAACTCCACACTCTTTTGATTGACTCCATCTTGTATGTGATGGGGTTTGAATGCTAGCTGCGTTTTCGGTACTTTTACGCAGACTTTTATCTAGAGGTGATTGCTTCAAGTTGAAGAGAGTGATGTTGAGGAAAGTTATACAAGCTGTTGTAGTGAACCCATGTTGGAATACTTTAAATGGAGTCAATGTTTATcttatgtaattattaataatcCTGACTAATAATTTGTTATTAATTACATTAAGaaagttaaaatgtcttcagttgAATTGGGCCACTATCCATAAACTGGAACCATAATTCAGAACCActggcagaaaaaaacttttcacacaAACCACAATAATCACTGACagtcttatttcaaattacGTCAGGgaatttattaacaaaaaagcCCAACTTTGCAgctgaattattgaaataacttcTTTCTCCAACTACAAACAAGCAATCTAGCTACTAATGGAAAACTCTGGCCTGTATCTTGACTTGAAGATCCCACATACTGCAGGCTTCACACTCACGGTTGAGATTTCACAGTCGAGCGTTCAGATTGATTACATTCCTCGTGACAAATGCCTTAATTTTCACAGTCTAAATGGATACTTGCAAGTTTTATGAGCCAGATGGGTCTGCAGTCCCATTTCTTCTCCACCAGGGCACTGTGGCCTTTATACTACATATATTGGCCTCAAAGTAATTAGTGTTGACccccagaaaaataaaatattcctttaaaaaaaagataaatcatcataactctttaaaataataaatagacTACAGCCAGTACTGGGTGTGTTCCTCTAACCATACTAGGGGTACCAATAATGGGCTTGTCATTAAAAGctattttatgctttaaaaaattaGAGATCGAAAAGTTCAAGTTAAAAGAACATGGAGTAAAATGGCTGTACCTGAGCTGTGAGATAAAAGGCAGACACTGCAGGAAACTCCACACTTCACTCTCTTCATGTGAGCAGTCTGTCAGCTTCACTCGTTTCTTCTCTGCTTGGAGTTTCATCACTTCCATAAAGTCAGAGGTCTTTTTTTGTGAGAGCTTTGTGGTCCAGAGTTCAGGAGCTGACTGGAAAACTGACTGTAATGATGGAACAAGACTCCGACCTGTTTTAGTCTCCCTGTCCTTCACCTGCATGTACAGATCCAGCAGGAAGTCAACCGGATATTTATCACCAGCTTTAAAAGGGAATGTTTTATGTCTGCAGAGTGGTGCCAACATGTCAACCATCTTCTCTCCTGTCTGctgttctctctctgctgcttcacagAACAGATTCACCAGGAACCTCCTTTGTTCATGAAGATCTGAGCTCCCAGATGCAATCCTGTAACAAGAAGGAAACAATTAGTGATGATTTGATCTGAGCTGTGCCACATTGTTgtctgttttgtcttatttcaagtgtattaagacaTATGTAAtacaaactagaccaaaatacttggcaagatattttgtttttacagtaaacCAATATTAACTCCATATTTCTTTGTTGTGATTATGCTTCTGTGAGATGCTTCATTTATCTTTTTGACATATTGGGTTGTTTAGTTTATCTCTGGTCTTTCAAAAAagttttgtcttcttctgttgtATTGGAAGTTGCTAAATCTTGCTGACATGGATAATTTGATCCAGCAGTTGACTTACCTGGGTCCCTGTATCCTGCTTGACTTGAGCTTCAGCACTTTGAAGAGTATGACGGTGGCTCTCTGCAATGGGAGGACACTCAAGCCTGTTTTAAGCTCATAAGAGAACAACTCCAGCAGGAATTCAGACCATTTCTGTTTAAGAGGTGCTTCTTTATAGATGTATATTGATGCCAACATATCCAGCGTcttcatttccttttgtttatctttttctgctgctgtgcagaacAAACTCCGGAGAAACCGGATTTCTTCAGAAGCTTCCGATACCCAAGGCTCAAAGCTAAACAATTCACACAAAAWAAATTTAATGGTTAAActaattatattaaaatgaacaattaCTGAAAATAAGACAGATTATATAAAGACGTTTAAAAACTTAAGGGTTGTACCTGAGCTGTGAGAAAAAAGGCAGACACTCTAGGAAACTCTTCACTTCTCCCTCTTCATGTGAGCAGGCTTTCAAAACCACTTGTTTCTTCTCTGATTGGATTATCAGTTCCCGCAGCATTAAGGTATTTCTCTCTGAGAGGTCAGTTATCCAGACATTAGCAACAGACTGGAAAACAGACTTTAACAAAGGAAACAGACTCAAGCCTGTTTTCGTCTCACAGTCCATCGCCTGACCGTACAAACTCAACAGGAAAGCCTTCTGGGCTTGCTCGTTCATATCCATGTCGCTCACAGGTATTATTTTAAACGTGCAGACTGATGCCAACAGCTCCAGCATCTTCTCTCCTGTCTGctgttctctctctgctgctgcacagtACAGAGTCACCAAGAAACTGGTTTGCTCATGAAGTTTTGAGCTCTCAGGAACAAATctagaggaagaagaagaaatacatttaccaccaactttaatatttaaccGTCATAAAATACAGtctaattattaaaaactatCCTGTTCAGATAGAAATTGAAATACAGTTGATGTACCTGAACTTGGATATATAAGGCAAACACATTAGGAGGTTCCTCACTTCACGTTCTTCATATGACCAGCCTGTCACCTTCACTTGTTTCTTCTCTGTTTGGACTTTCAACACTTCCAGGAGGATGGAGGTCTTTATCTTTGAAAGGTCTAAAGTCCAGATTTCAGGAGCTGACTGGAAAACTGACTGTATTGATGGAAGGAGACTTAAGCCCGTTTCAGTCTCACAATCCTTCATCTGGGAGTACAGATCCAGCAGGAAATTACGTCTACATGTTTCATCGACGAATCTGTTATTGAATGGAAAATGCTCGTATCTGCAGACTGATCCTAACAGCTCCAGTATTTTCTCTCCTGTCTGCTtgtctctctctgctgcagcacagaaaAGCCTGGTTAAGAATCTTTTTTGCTCAACAGAGCTTGACCAAAGAGGAACCacactgcaacaacaaaaagaaaaaatatattatttatacacACATCTATCTCTGGAAGACATAACGCCACACAACTGTATCTCAAAACCAGTAATTAATCATAATCATCATAAAATCTRTAATCTTAAATTTCTTTTACCATTAGCAAATCAATCCCTattgccttttttaattttagcacATTTGCTTCACTTTGAGGTAGTACAATTAGTAGAAAAATagtagaaaaagtaaaaataaataaataaataaatattatagtGACATTTTTGCCCATAACTCATTGGTATTATTGAAACTGTCTTAAAATGTGATATTATATACTATATAAGATCAGTAATATAGGACTCATTTACCTGAGTTGTGAGATATAAGGCAGACACTGTAGGAAACTCCTTAATTCAGCCTCTTCATGTGACCAGCCAGTCAGATTAACTTGTTTCTTCCCTGACTGAAGTTTTAGAACGTCCAGTAGCATGGAGGCCTTCGTCTTTGAGAGGTAAACAAACCATATTGCAGGATCTGCTGACTGGAGGACTGACAGGAATGATGAAAAAGTCAGGTCTGTTTCAGTCTTAGAGGAGTACAGGTCCAGCAGGAAATCACACCATTTCCACTGGAGCGGAGTTCCTTTATATGTGCAAACTGATAACAGATCCAGCATATTTACTCCTGTCTGCTCTTTCATTTCTGCCGCAGCACAGATCAACATTTCCAAGAACCAGATGTTCTCTGATGATTCAGCCAGTCCAGTCACAAAACTGATA
Proteins encoded:
- the LOC103457268 gene encoding uncharacterized protein LOC103457268 isoform X1 translates to MACSKQSAKDYIANARVHLVGELRNLSVILENLHQQEVFTDEEVNTIKAEKDDYNRTRAILDSVTRKGEAACYRFLRIIDQTRRRTLERPDSLFKNSLEASTEATKFDLHHWISCFSFTEDPEIDHNYTQESRPCYRYQAKLKSKAEKVSKDFWKRSENLFAENKKPELLYASLILDIQGKNFPTKIKRFKREMCRPKKLRTCSPKRKPEISPSDLLKTDKNILLVGKPGIGKTALSHEILRLWSERDNKELDYMFYVDMRKLTNIPPTMSLEDLLFTACSEPDKGKDEVLQDIKCNSDNVTIILDGVTDFSSSIVNNLVEKDFLPDAKIIITCRPDNGKDLCPEDWLRVEVKGFSEETIKTYLFSILGENHRKVLRNMELLTLCHVPMYALMVAASFPSKDSLQPRTVTEIYINIVRFGLQINSNKTRIRNLNQFIKTKRNGILSLAEAAFNATERKTVNLEELSCEDGCVLSFLTTLDVKVTPTETTTLYAFLHYLMQDFFAALWLLKNPDKIRKVFQQCLTEEKKHMKHLIPFMCRLLNEKNPRXMSCLIPAEELQEISGWFFKEIIDIFFHQAVANISELHVDTLFVYQCLFESQSSEVCISFLDKLDYHLDLSRANLDSYSCCAVAYVVTQSKDRKISLNLQDVTVTAQGMRHLFGCLKNVEWYDTLRQQLWKVFLLSEEQMDYQTLLGLSGNLLYLPVVGKKKLFDRAVKILQTIATKVNVCLYGDRKDPLCPILRDSLLETLPCISSLRMTYRSVGSMNQEECNNTMEKDQKNMFLDLCFTTALHSKQKFHTVMPELVTICQIKTDLVNTLVDLHQHASSKGLSTDFPTLRPVFQSTPADWLIDLSERKASTLLEMLKLQTEKKNVQLTGWSHDENEMRNLLQCLPYLSKLSFVTGLAESSENIWFLEMLICAAAEMKEQTGVNMLDLLSVCTYKGTPLQWKWCDFLLDLYSSKTETDLTFSSFLSVLQSADPAIWFVYLSKTKASMLLDVLKLQSGKKQVNLTGWSHEEAELRSFLQCLPYISQLSVVPLWSSSVEQKRFLTRLFCAAAERDKQTGEKILELLGSVCRYEHFPFNNRFVDETCRRNFLLDLYSQMKDCETETGLSLLPSIQSVFQSAPEIWTLDLSKIKTSILLEVLKVQTEKKQVKVTGWSYEEREVRNLLMCLPYISKFRFVPESSKLHEQTSFLVTLYCAAAEREQQTGEKMLELLASVCTFKIIPVSDMDMNEQAQKAFLLSLYGQAMDCETKTGLSLFPLLKSVFQSVANVWITDLSERNTLMLRELIIQSEKKQVVLKACSHEEGEVKSFLECLPFFSQLSFEPWVSEASEEIRFLRSLFCTAAEKDKQKEMKTLDMLASIYIYKEAPLKQKWSEFLLELFSYELKTGLSVLPLQRATVILFKVLKLKSSRIQGPRIASGSSDLHEQRRFLVNLFCEAAEREQQTGEKMVDMLAPLCRHKTFPFKAGDKYPVDFLLDLYMQVKDRETKTGRSLVPSLQSVFQSAPELWTTKLSQKKTSDFMEVMKLQAEKKRVKLTDCSHEESEVWSFLQCLPFISQLSFNLDDWDDSSYDPDKQSRFLVDLFCAAAEREQQTGEKMLECFASVCRYKTFPFDDIHADDEDRSDFLLDLYSQMKDREFKAGLSLLPSLMSIFQSAPKAWFINLSKRKTSDFVEVMKLQLEKKPVKLTDCSHDESEVRSFLQCLPFISQLXLDDGEGHSCDPDEQTGFLVNLFCAAAEREQQTGEKILDMLAAVCKFERFSFQNEKTDNDGDAIKDRLDFLLDLFSYVKECETKSGLSLLPSLQSVFQSAPEIWTINLCKRKTSVLLEVMKLQLEKKQVNLTDCSHEESEVRSFLQCLPFISQLRFDHLNLDLHEGTSFLVNLFCAAAEREQQTGEKMLEMLASVCRYEDFPLCYSSKYQSDFLLDLYSQMKDREIKSGPSLLPSLQSVFQSAAHLVWTIKLSERKTSILLEVMKLQSEKKPVELTDCSHEESDVRSFLQCLPFISQLSFDRRSSDLHEQTRFLVNLFCAAAEREQQTGEKMLEMLASVCRWKTFPFDDRCLTNFEYGYRKSQSDFLLDLYCQMKDRETKSGLSLLPSLQSVFQSVPEVWTIKLSERKTSILLEVMKLQPVMLTDCSHEESEVRSFLKLLPFISQLRCMPRFFQSVCSSLSMRSREEIQQMVSLLHLLNFKLFLTGELNDKTCGSVGKVLPLCGSKVDLILTDSRMSVRGAAVLFRSTTQLHSLRLSNSLALFLSQWVRRGRVACLVVLEELSVVSTKAQPQRVLLKVGSSLASLLRFWTVGRLDLTESGLPAQSLFSLLLHDAPLTLRLSEEKLQQLLVLLHEVQEQDRTLSLLNKVGGDLSSCTLSWELLHYLLQQPTAQSITVDLKKNQFLEDRAAQLLPFLHRMVIQRPSPNFVRTSIREIFRTHYSHMIPGLLRSLDHVINLDCTELDSEDCDALLFILRHSDGVKLKLLWSSIPAEGIQSILSLLHTVSDLSVDRNLLLRLIHCCASSDSQQGAASDLLWTLQHRLDLSCSSCVNLPEEDQTEPLSVTAADCRAVSTVLRHSSRDTQLDLRDCEVEDSGLDLLFPXLDKVRLRVSKTVLVQLLSLLAVNNQRDTVRRTMSLCRALGGELDLSHYPLDQRLCGALVLMLDYSEGLTELDLSHCQLTDQLLLQLIRHLHKVHNLDLSHNQITDASTAELLHLVSINPSIGSVRLFSSNKIINKTPFKDNMKFEFS
- the LOC103457268 gene encoding uncharacterized protein LOC103457268 isoform X4, with product MACSKQSAKDYIANARVHLVGELRNLSVILENLHQQEVFTDEEVNTIKAEKDDYNRTRAILDSVTRKGEAACYRFLRIIDQTRRRTLERPDSLFKNSLEASTEATKFDLHHWISCFSFTEDPEIDHNYTQESRPCYRYQAKLKSKAEKVSKDFWKRSENLFAENKKPELLYASLILDIQGKNFPTKIKRFKREMCRPKKLRTCSPKRKPEISPSDLLKTDKNILLVGKPGIGKTALSHEILRLWSERDNKELDYMFYVDMRKLTNIPPTMSLEDLLFTACSEPDKGKDEVLQDIKCNSDNVTIILDGVTDFSSSIVNNLVEKDFLPDAKIIITCRPDNGKDLCPEDWLRVEVKGFSEETIKTYLFSILGENHRKVLRNMELLTLCHVPMYALMVAASFPSKDSLQPRTVTEIYINIVRFGLQINSNKTRIRNLNQFIKTKRNGILSLAEAAFNATERKTVNLEELSCEDGCVLSFLTTLDVKVTPTETTTLYAFLHYLMQDFFAALWLLKNPDKIRKVFQQCLTEEKKHMKHLIPFMCRLLNEKNPRXMSCLIPAEELQEISGWFFKEIIDIFFHQAVANISELHVDTLFVYQCLFESQSSEVCISFLDKLDYHLDLSRANLDSYSCCAVAYVVTQSKDRKISLNLQDVTVTAQGMRHLFGCLKNVEWYDTLRQQLWKVFLLSEEQMDYQTLLGLSGNLLYLPVVGKKKLFDRAVKILQTIATKVNVCLYGDRKDPLCPILRDSLLETLPCISSLRMTYRSVGSMNQEECNNTMEKDQKNMFLDLCFTTALHSKQKFHTVMPELVTICQIKTDLVNTLVDLHQHASSKGLSTDFPTLRPVFQSTPADWLIDLSERKASTLLEMLKLQTEKKNVQLTGWSHDENEMRNLLQCLPYLSKLSFVTGLAESSENIWFLEMLICAAAEMKEQTGVNMLDLLSVCTYKGTPLQWKWCDFLLDLYSSKTETDLTFSSFLSVLQSADPAIWFVYLSKTKASMLLDVLKLQSGKKQVNLTGWSHEEAELRSFLQCLPYISQLSVVPLWSSSVEQKRFLTRLFCAAAERDKQTGEKILELLGSVCRYEHFPFNNRFVDETCRRNFLLDLYSQMKDCETETGLSLLPSIQSVFQSAPEIWTLDLSKIKTSILLEVLKVQTEKKQVKVTGWSYEEREVRNLLMCLPYISKFRFVPESSKLHEQTSFLVTLYCAAAEREQQTGEKMLELLASVCTFKIIPVSDMDMNEQAQKAFLLSLYGQAMDCETKTGLSLFPLLKSVFQSVANVWITDLSERNTLMLRELIIQSEKKQVVLKACSHEEGEVKSFLECLPFFSQLSFEPWVSEASEEIRFLRSLFCTAAEKDKQKEMKTLDMLASIYIYKEAPLKQKWSEFLLELFSYELKTGLSVLPLQRATVILFKVLKLKSSRIQGPRIASGSSDLHEQRRFLVNLFCEAAEREQQTGEKMVDMLAPLCRHKTFPFKAGDKYPVDFLLDLYMQVKDRETKTGRSLVPSLQSVFQSAPELWTTKLSQKKTSDFMEVMKLQAEKKRVKLTDCSHEESEVWSFLQCLPFISQLSFDRRSSDLHEQTRFLVNLFCAAAEREQQTGEKMLEMLASVCRWKTFPFDDRCLTNFEYGYRKSQSDFLLDLYCQMKDRETKSGLSLLPSLQSVFQSVPEVWTIKLSERKTSILLEVMKLQPVMLTDCSHEESEVRSFLKLLPFISQLRCMPRFFQSVCSSLSMRSREEIQQMVSLLHLLNFKLFLTGELNDKTCGSVGKVLPLCGSKVDLILTDSRMSVRGAAVLFRSTTQLHSLRLSNSLALFLSQWVRRGRVACLVVLEELSVVSTKAQPQRVLLKVGSSLASLLRFWTVGRLDLTESGLPAQSLFSLLLHDAPLTLRLSEEKLQQLLVLLHEVQEQDRTLSLLNKVGGDLSSCTLSWELLHYLLQQPTAQSITVDLKKNQFLEDRAAQLLPFLHRMVIQRPSPNFVRTSIREIFRTHYSHMIPGLLRSLDHVINLDCTELDSEDCDALLFILRHSDGVKLKLLWSSIPAEGIQSILSLLHTVSDLSVDRNLLLRLIHCCASSDSQQGAASDLLWTLQHRLDLSCSSCVNLPEEDQTEPLSVTAADCRAVSTVLRHSSRDTQLDLRDCEVEDSGLDLLFPXLDKVRLRVSKTVLVQLLSLLAVNNQRDTVRRTMSLCRALGGELDLSHYPLDQRLCGALVLMLDYSEGLTELDLSHCQLTDQLLLQLIRHLHKVHNLDLSHNQITDASTAELLHLVSINPSIGSVRLFSSNKIINKTPFKDNMKFEFS